GATGCCACCGCCGAATCGAGTTTCCGTTGCGCCAGGGCGGGCATGCCGCCCAGCAGGGTGCAAACCAGGCTGGCCATCAGGACGTGGAAAGGATTGACAGCGGAAAAGCGCATTCGATTCAGGGCCTCGGTACGGGCGGATTACCGTGGCCACGACACTACTGCAAATCACTCGCATTAGCGATGCGACGGAATGCACCCCTGCCAAGGGCGCGGCGCGTCAAAGGATCGACGTGAAGCCGTTGACGACCGGCAACCTGAAGCCCGTGCCGAAGCCGCGTCCGCTGATCCTGACTCCCGGGGGAAGCTGGCGGCGCTGGTGCTCCGCCTGGGCCACCAGGCGCCAGACCTGTTCCACCACCACCGGGTCGTGGTCGCGGTCCAGGATTTCAGCCAGGGTCAACTCCTGGTCCAAGAGGCAGCGCAGGATGTCGTCGAGGAGGTCTCCCGGGGGCAGCGCCCGCTCCCCTTCCCGACCGGTCCGCCATCCGAAGGCCGCCGTGTCGGTGATGACCCGTTCGGGCACCACGCGGCCCGCTGGCCCCTTGGCATCGTCGGGAACATTCCGGTTGCGCCAGTTGGCCAGCGCCACGACGGTGGTCCGGTAGACATCCTTCAGCACGGCGAAGCCGCCCCACAGGTCCCCATGCAGCATCGACCGTCCGACCGCCACGTCGGTCCGGGTGGCGGACGACAGGGCGAGCGCATCGAACTTCTCCGCCAGGGCCAGCAGGACGGCACCGCGCAGGCTTCCCCGAAGGTCGTCATCCGCCCTGTCTGGGTCGCGGCCGGCGAAGGCCGGGGCGAGCATGGCATCGGCCGCCCGCAACGCCGGCGCGATCGCGATCTCGTCGATCTTGCAGCCGAGCAGCTCCGCGAGTTCCGCACCGTCCTCAAGCGCTTCCCGGCCGGTGTCGGGGGACGGCAGCAGGATGCAATGGACCCGGTCCGCTCCCAGCGCATCGACGGCCAACGCTGCCGCCAGCGCGCTGTCGACGCCGTCGGTCAGGCCGACCAGCACCCCGTTCCGGCGGCTCTTCCGGACATGATCGCGCAGTCCCAGCATGAGCGCCTGATATGCGGCGGCCAGCCCGGACGGCGGGGCCGCCAGTTCGCCTTCTTGGCAGATCCAGCCATCGTCACCGCCGCGTTCCCATCGGGCGACCGTCAGGCTCTCCCGGAAAGCGGGCGCGTGGATCCGCAGGGCGCGGTCCGCGCCCAGGACGAAACTCGACCCGTCGAACACCAGTTCGTCATGCCCGCCGACCTGGTTCACGTACATCAGCGGCAAGCCGGTCTCGGCGACCCGGGCCACGGCGCGGTTGATCCTGCGGTCCTGGATATCCACGTCGACCGCATCGCCCCCGGCGACCACCAGGATTTCCGCTCCGCATTCGCCGAGCGCTTCGGCGACGTCCGCCGTCGCCATGTCATCGGCGATCATGACGCCCAGGCGAACACCCCGGAAATTGACCGGACCGGGAACCGGGCCGGCGGCAAACAGGTGCCGCTCGTCGAACGGCGTCCCGTCCGCCAGAACATGCTTGGTCCGGATGGTAGCCACCCGGCCCCCGTCCAGCAGCAGGGCGGCGTTGCAGACCTGCCCATCCACCCGCCAGGGGGCGCCGACCAGCACTCCCGGCCCGCCGTCTGCCGTTTCCTCGGCGAACTCCCGGACCGCCTGCTCGACCGCGTCCAGGAAAAAGGACTTCAGGACGAGCTGCTCGACCGGCTGCCCCGAGACTCCCATGGCGGCGCAGACGACCAGGTCGGCCCCACGGGCGGCCGCCTCCGCCCGGGCCGTGCGGATCCGGTCGATGTTCTGGTCGATGGCGCCCGTGGTCGGGTTCAGCTGGGCCAGGGCGATGGCGAGGCGGTCGGTCATGGCGATGCCGGCATCAGGAAGGATCGATCGGGCAATCTACCAAGACGGTCCGCCTGCTCAAAGCGGCAAGGCGGGACCGTCGGTCATGCCGCCATCTGGCCCGACCGCAGCAGGCCCGCCAGTTCGACCGGCGTCAGCGTCCGCTCGAACTTCAGGTGGGTGATGTCGCTCTCGGTCGAGAGGATCTGCCCCCGGATCGCGGCCTCAAGTCCGGGAAGGACAAGCTCGACCATCCCGCCGGCCGAACCCGTGATGGTCCCGACGAGTCCGACGCCGCCCGCCGACAGGTCGACCAGCCCGACCTGCCTCCTGGCACCGCCGACGGAAACCGTCGCCGAGAAATCGACGGCGTGCCGTCGGTGTCTCCGGCGGTCGAATACCTCGTGGGTCCTCATCGTGCTCATCAGCCGATCGATCTCGTTCTGGAGGTGACCGACATGCTGGGTCATGGTGCCGGTTTCGGACCGCACCTCGTGCATCAACTCCGACGCCTCGCCGGTGTCATGGGCCACTTCGGTGATGCTGGCGGCGACCTGCCGCGTCCCGGCGGCGGCTTCCATGACGCTGCGGCTGATCTCACCCGTCGAGGCGGTCTGCTGCTCGATTGCGGCGGCGATGCCGGCGGAGATCGCCTCCACCTCGTGGATCACGCCGACGATGCTCTGGATGCCCGACACCGCCTTCTCGGTCTCGGCCTGGATGCGCGCGATCTGGGCGGAGATCTGCTCGGTCGCGCGCGCGGTCTGCGATGCCAGCGCCTTCACCTCGTTGGCGACCACCGCGAAGCCCTTCCCGGCCTCCCCCGCGCGTGCCGCCTCGATCGTGGCGTTGAGGGCCAGGAGGTTGGTCTGGCCGGCGATCTCGTTGATCACCCGGACGATCTGCCCGATCTCCCCCGCGGCGGTCGCCAGCCCCTGCACCGAGAGGTTCGCGGATCCCGCCTGATCGACCGCCTGCCGGGTGACGGTGCGCGAAACGCTGACCTGCCGGCTGATCTCCGATACCGAGGCGGAGAGCTGCTCGCCCGCTGCGGCCACGGTCTCGAAGCTGGCGGTGGCCTGCTCGGCCGCAGACGCCACGGCGGTCGCGTTGCCGGCCACGCGGTCGATCGCGGCAGACGTCTGCGTCGCGATGTTGGAAACATGGCCGCCGCGCTCGGCGACCTGGGACACGACCGAATGGACTTCCCGCTCCAGCGTGTCGGCAAGGTGCCACAGCTCCTTCTGCCGGTTCTGGTCGCCGCTCTCGATATAGCAGGAGATCGCCAAGTCCATGTCCAGGAATACCGTCTGGACGATCGCCCGGAGCACCCGCCTCAGCTGGGCCGGCTGCCAGCGGTAGCGGCTGACCGCCGCGTCCATCAGGTCGCCCATCGCCAGGGAATAGCCGCCGATGTACCAGCGCGGCTCGAGGCCGATACGCTGGTGCGTGGAGCCGATCTGGACGGTCCGATCCAGTTGGGCATCGTCGAAGGTCCCTGCGAACAGATTCGTCCAGTGACGGCGCTGCGCCTCCTTGAGGCGGTCGATCGAAACGCCGGCTAGCATGACCCGCATCTCGGCGTCGGTGGCGAGATGCTCATAGAACCTGTCCAAGGTCTTCGGCAGGGTCGCGTCGAGGGTCGGAGCGAAGTTCCGCAAGGCCGATCGCGTTTCGTCATTGATTCCGAGGAATCCGAGCCTTGCTTCGCGATCCAGATCGTTGGACATCCTGCCTCCGGGGTTCCAGCACGCCACCATAGAACGCCCAGTATTATGACTAAAGGCTTATCAAACCCTTCCACCAGTTTCCAAACGATCATCCGGATTGCAGGCCGGTGGGGCGTCAGGCCGGCCGCGGCAAGGTGAAAGCCGGCCCACAGCGAAATACCGGCCTCAAGGCCATTGACGGATAGGCGGTTCAGCTACGACTGCTGCCGAGGGAGCAGGCGGTAATTGCCTTAAACGGATAAATAATATTTTTGCATAAGAACTGTTCTGCCGCGTCGTAAGAAAAATTAAGTGGGACTGGTGAATAAGTAGCGTATGACACCAGGAGAAGAACGAAAACATACTCACTCGAAACAGGTTATTACTAGCAGGAATTCCAAATCCCGGCGTCCTCGAAACAAATCTGTAACTCAAAATTCATATTTCCAGGACAGGCTTGGTCGTAATGGGCGCCGGTACGGCCGCCGTGCATTTTCTCATTCCGAGAGGGTAACGTGAACAGAATGCTCTCACGTTTCAGCCTGAAGATACAGATCGGCCTTATCGGGGCGGTCGGGGCTGTGGCCCTGGTTCTGCTGGCCGGCTTCCAGGCCTACGAGCGGACGCGCGAGAACAGCTTCGCGTCCCAGGCACAGTCGGCATCCACCCTGAATGACAGGATAGTGGCGCTCCAGCTGGCGCTTCTCGATGCCCGGCGGGCCGAGAAGGACTTCCTGCTGCGCAGCGAGGAGAAGTATGCGACACGCAACGCAGCCACGGTGGCGCGGGCGAACAGCCTGATAGCCGATGCCATCGCCCATCCCGCGTCGGGTGAGATCGCGGGGCGCCTCGACCGGATCAGGGCCGAAATGTCCTCGTACAGCAACAGCTTCTCGGCGGTCGCGGCGACGCGTATCCGCATCGGCCTGAAGGAGACCGAGGGTCTCCTGGGCTCCCTGCGGTCCTCGGTCAGGGCGGTGGAGAGCACGCTGAAGGACAGGGACCAGCCGCGGCTCACGATCGCCATGCTGATGATGCGCCGGCACGAGAAGGACTTCCTGGCCCGGATCGATTCGAAGTACGTCGAGGAGATGAAGACGCGGCAGGCCGAGTTCACGGCTGAACTTGCCACCTCGACCCTGCCCGGCGACGTCGCGGCGGAGATCACGGGCAAGATGGCCGCCTATCAGCGCGACTTCCTCGCCCTGGCGGAAGCCACGCTCGGCCTGGGCGACCAGTTGAAGGAACTGTCCGAGGCCTACGCCCGCATGGAACCGATCCTCGCCGAGGCCTCCGCAATCCAGGAGACGGCGAGGGCGGAGGCGCTGGCCGGAAGCGAGAAGGTCGGCCGGGAAGCGGAGCGGCTGGGCTGGATCGCGCTGGCGGGCATCGTCACGGCCATGCTGGTGCTGAGCTTCATGATCTCGCGCGGCGTCACGGCTCCCCTGCTCGCGCTCGGAGACGTCATGCGGAGGCAGGCGGAGGGCGACCTGGATGCGGCCGTTCCCGGCATGGATCGCCGCGACGAGGTGGGCGAGATGGCTCGAAGCGTCGAGGTGTTCCGCGCCAACGGCCTGGAGATGCGCCGCCTGGCGGCGGAGCGGCGGCAGGCGGAGGCCAGGGCCGCGGAAGAGCGCCGGGCAGCGCTGCTTCAGGTAGCCGACGGGTTCGAAAGCCAGGTCAAGGGGATCGTCGAAGCGGTGGCTGCCGCCGCGATGCAGGTGGAATCGGCGGCGCAGACCGTCGCGTCCTCGTCCGAGCAGACGCGGCAGCAATCCACCGCGATCTCCGGCGCCTCCGAGGAGGCATCGCGGAACGTCAACATGATCGCCGGCGCATCCGAGGAACTCAGCTCCTCCATCCAGGAGATCGGCCGGCAGGTCGCCCTGTCCGGTGAAATCACCGCGGCGGCCGTGAGGGAGGCCGACGACGCCAACCGCACGGTGGAGGGACTGTCGAACTCGGTACAGTCGATCGGCGACGTGGTCCAACTGATCAACGACATCGCCAGCCAGACCAACCTCCTGGCCCTGAACGCCACGATCGAGGCGGCACGCGCCGGAGAAGCCGGCAAGGGTTTCGCCATCGTCGCGTCCGAGGTCAAGAACCTCGCCGCCCAGACGGCCAGGGCGACCGAGGAAATCCAGGCCAAGGTTTCGGAAATCCAGGGGTCCGCGGGCTTCGCGGTGTCGGGCATCAGGGGGATCGGCGCCACCGTGGTGCGGATCAACGAGATTTCCACAACGGTCGCTTCGGCCGTGGAGGAGCAGAGTGCCGCGACCAGCGAGATCGCCGGCAACGTCCAGCAGGCCGCGGTCGGCACGCACGAAGTCTCGCGCAACGTGGCCGGCATGATGACAGCCGCCACGGAAGCGGGATCGGCATCGGGCAAGCTGCTCGACGCGGCGCGCGGGCTGGCGCGCGACACCGACCGGATGCGGCGCGAGGTGGGTGCGTTCCTGGACCGCGTCAGGGCGGGCTGAGAGCGGGGGCCGCTATTTCCGGAACAGGAACTCGCGGCCCACCTTGACCCGCTTCTCGCCGTCATACTCGATGATGTCGGCGGTCGCGTAGGTCTCGGTCCAGCGTTCGGGCAGGTAGCTGCCGGTCCCGATCACGTCGATCGGCGCCTGGGCTTCCGCCATGATGCGGCATTTGGCCGGGCTGAAGCCGCTGCTTGCGACGATCTTGACCTTGTCGAAGCCTGCGGCGTCCAGCGCGTCCCGCAAGTGGAAGATGGCGGCGGCCGACACGCCGGTGCCGATCAGGTAACGGAGCTGGGTCTCGTCCCGGTAGCCGCGGATCGCGGCCGGGACGTGCCGCTCCAGCACCGCGTAGGAGCCCGGCGGGTCCAAGCCCTCGATGAATCGGCCGCCCGGCGTGTCGATGCGCATGCTCAGCCGGCCCTCGTCGGCCAGATGCGGCAACCGCCGGCAGACCTCCAGGCTGTCGGTGACCTCCCGGCCGAAATAGTCCACCAGGACCGTCAGGTTCTGGTCGGGGAAGGTCTCGTGGAACATCTCGGCCGCCCGCACGGTCGACCCGGCATAGCCGATCAGGGCGTGCGGCATGGTCCCCATGCCGGCGGAACGGCCGAAATAATGGGCCGTCGCGTCGGTGGCGTTGCCGACGAAGCCGACGGCGCCGACCTTCCGCTTGGCGCGGGCCGAGCCGACGCTGGCCGCATAGGCCATTATCTCCGCCATCTCGGTGCCGGCGCAGTGCCGGGCGTCCATGGCGAGGAACGCCACCTTGGGAAGGTCGGCGCACATGGTGAAGGCGTTGTAGGCGGCGACGCAGGCAGGCCCCAGCTTCATCAGCAGCAGGGTTTCCAGGTCGACCAGATGATAGAGCGGGCCGGTGATGTACATGATCGGCTCGCCGGCGCCGATCCAGCGGCCCTCGGTATGGAGCAGGTCCACCTCGACCTCGAACCCGCGTTCGCGGGCGACCCCCTGGAGCCAATCCACCGCCAGCCGAGGCGCCGAGACGACGGGCCGCCGCATGAAGATCGCGTAGGTGACCCGCTTGTCGCCGAACCGGCCGACCGTGTCCTTGGTGCGCAGGAAATAGGTATCGGTCCACCGGGCGATGTCGGATACCGACGGCCAGGGGGCTTGCAGGTTGCGGTCGTTGTCTCGACTGTCCAAGATTCTTTTGCTCTGGCTGGTCCCGGAGCGGCGGGGGGCCGCTCCGGGATTTGTTTTCGCGTCACTCCGCCGCGGCGATCCGGCGCTCCCGGTCCTGCTGCTGACGGCTCCGCTTCAGACCTTCGGCGATAAGGAACGCCAGTTCAAGGGCTTGGCTGGCATTCAGGCGCGGGTCGCAGTGGGTATGGTAGCGCTTGGCGAGGGCATGGTCGGTGATCGCCTGGGCGCCGCCCGTGCATTCCGTCACGTCCTGGCCGGTCAGTTCGAAATGGACGCCGCCGGGATGGGTCCCCTCCGCCTGGTGGACGGAGAAGAAGTCCTTTACCTCCGACAGGATGCGGTCGAACGGCCGCGTCTTGTAGCCGGTGGACGACTTGATCGTGTTGCCGTGCATGGGATCGCACGCCCACACGACTACCCGCCCCTCGCGCTGGACCTTGCGGATCAGGGCCGGCAGCTTGTCCTGGACCTTCTCGTGGCCCATGCGCGCGATCAGCGTCAGGCGTCCCGGCTCGTTCGCCGGGTTCAGGATGTCGATCAGGCGGATCAGTTCGTCCGGGTCGCTGGTCGGGCCGCATTTCAGGCCGATCGGATTCTTGACGCCGCGCAGGAACTCCACATGGGCATGGTCTGGCTGGCGGGTGCGGTCGCCGATCCACAGCATATGGGCCGACACGTCGTACCAGTCGCCCGTGGTGCTGTCGACGCGGGTCAGCGCCTCCTCGTAGGGGAGAAGCAGCGCCTCGTGGCTGGTGAAGAAGTCGGTCTCGCGCAGCTGGGGCGTCGTCTCCGCGGTGATGCCGCAGGCCGCCATGAAGTTCAGCGTCTCGTCCAGCCGGTCGGCCAGGTCGCGGTAGCGCTCGCCGGCCGGGCTGCGCTCCACGAAGCCCAGGTTCCACTGGTGGACCTTGTGCAAGTCGGCATAGCCGCCCTGGGCGAAGGCGCGCAGCAGGTTGAGCGTCGCGGCCGCCTGGTTGTAGGCCTGCACCATGCGGTCGGGATCGGGCTCCCGCGAGGCCGCGTCGAAGTCGAACCCGTTGATGATGTCGCCGCGGTAGCTCGGCAGCTCGGTGCCGTCGATGGTCTCGGTGTCGGTCGAGCGGGGCTTGGCGAACTGCCCCGCCATGCGCCCGACCTTCACAACCGGCGTGGCGCCGCCGAAGGTCAGCACCACCGCCATCTGGAGCAGGACCCGGAAGGTGTCGCGGATGTTGTTGGGATGGAACTCTGCGAAGCTTTCGGCGCAGTCGCCGCCCTGGAGCAGAAAACCGTTGCCGTGGGCCACGTCCGCCAGGGCCGCCTTGAGACGCCGCGCTTCGCCGGCGAAGACCAGCGGCGGATAGTTCGACAGACGCTGCTCGGCCGCGGCCAGCTTATCCTGGTCGGCATAAAAAGGCATCTGCTTGACGGGCTTCGAGCGCCAGGTGTTCGGGGTCCAGCGTTCGGCCATGGCACCATCCTCCACGTTGACCGGCGCAATCACCATAGCACCGGTCGTATTTTCGATATTCCAAGGAAACTGGCTATACTTCCTTAAGCGATTCATTTCCAGAGCTAAAGAATCCGCCGCGACTCGGAGGTGCCGCCGCACCGGCCGCGGCGGTCCCGGCCCCCTACTCCGCCGCCTCGCTGCGGACCGGGTCGGGCACCTTCTCGCGCATGGTGACGAATTCCTCGGCTGCGGACGGATGCAGGCCGATGGTGCGGTCGAACTGCCGCTTGGTGGCTCCGCAGTTCATGGCGATCGCGAGCCCCTGGACGATCTCCGGCGCGTCGGGTCCGAGCATGTGCGCGCCCATGACCCGGTCGCTCCGGCGGTCCACCACAAGCTTCATGAGCGTCCGTTCGTCACGACCGCTCAGCGTGTTCTTCATGGGCCGGAAACCGCTCTTGTAGATGTCGATCTCGCCGCAGATCTGCCGGGCCTGGGCCTCGGACAGGCCGACGGTCCCGATCGGCGGGCTGCTGAACACGGCCGTCGGGATGTTGGAGTAATCGACCTCCATCGGGTTGTCGTTGTACATGGTCTCGACGAAGGCGCGCCCTTCGGCGATGGCGACCGGTGTCAACGCTACCCGGTTGGTCACGTCGCCGACCGCGTAGATGTTGTCGATGTTGGTGCGCGACCAGGAGTCGACCTTGACGCCGCCCTTGTCGTCCCGCTCGATCCCGACCTCTTCCAGGCCCAGGCTGCGGGTATTGGGAACCCGGCCCGTCGCGGCGAACACCAGCTCCGTCTCCATCCGCTCGCCGTCGCGCGCGACGACGCAATAGCCGTTGTCGAGCTTTTCCAGCCGGTCGAGCTTGACGCCGGTCCGGATCGTGATCCCGCGTTTGCGCATCTCAACCGCGAGCGCTTGGCGGATATCGTCGTCGAACCCGTTCAGCAGGTCGCCGCTGCGGATCATCATGGTGATGTCGACGCCGAGCGCATTGAAGATGCAGGCGAACTCGACGGCGATGTAGCCGCCGCCGATGATCGCCATGCGCGAGGGCAGCCGCTTCAGGTCCAGCGCCTCGTTCGAGCTGATGGCGTGTTCGAAGCCCGGCAGGTTCGGTCCGACCGGATGCCCGCCGGTCGCGATCAGGATGGTGCGCGCGGTGTAGCGCCGCCCGGCCACTTCGACGGTATGGCGGTCGATCAGCCGGCCGAAGCCTTCGATCAGGGTCACCCCCGCCTTTTCCAGCATTCCGATATAGATGCGGTTCAGCCGGTCGATCTCCCGGTCCTTGGCCTCCAGCAGCTTCGACCAGTCGAAATCCGGAACGGTGGCGTCCCACCCGTAACCGACGGCGTCCTCGAAGGCGTCGCGGAACTGTCCGCCGTACATCAGCAGCTTCTTGGGCACGCAACCGCGGATGACGCAGGTTCCGCCGACCTTGCTGCCCTCGCAGATCGCGACGCGGGCGCCGTGGGAAGCGGCGCGACGGCTGGCGGCGACGCCGCCCGATCCGGCGCCGATGGTGAACAGGTCGTAGTCGTAGGACGCCATCGTCTCATTCCTCTGATGCGGACACAGCACTGCGGATACCGGCTCCGGCAATGCATAGCCTAACGCAAATGGCCCCGGAAGGCTCGAACCGGAACCCCGTCACGGCTTTTCAGGCGCGTTGCGGCAATCCTGGAGCCACGGCACAGGGGCAGAACGCGTGTCGAGAGGTGATTGCGAAAAGCCGGTGTGGGCGGACCTGCGGAATTGCAAACTCCAACCCGGAATGCTTGCATTCTGGTCAACCGA
This Skermanella mucosa DNA region includes the following protein-coding sequences:
- a CDS encoding NAD+ synthase; translation: MTDRLAIALAQLNPTTGAIDQNIDRIRTARAEAAARGADLVVCAAMGVSGQPVEQLVLKSFFLDAVEQAVREFAEETADGGPGVLVGAPWRVDGQVCNAALLLDGGRVATIRTKHVLADGTPFDERHLFAAGPVPGPVNFRGVRLGVMIADDMATADVAEALGECGAEILVVAGGDAVDVDIQDRRINRAVARVAETGLPLMYVNQVGGHDELVFDGSSFVLGADRALRIHAPAFRESLTVARWERGGDDGWICQEGELAAPPSGLAAAYQALMLGLRDHVRKSRRNGVLVGLTDGVDSALAAALAVDALGADRVHCILLPSPDTGREALEDGAELAELLGCKIDEIAIAPALRAADAMLAPAFAGRDPDRADDDLRGSLRGAVLLALAEKFDALALSSATRTDVAVGRSMLHGDLWGGFAVLKDVYRTTVVALANWRNRNVPDDAKGPAGRVVPERVITDTAAFGWRTGREGERALPPGDLLDDILRCLLDQELTLAEILDRDHDPVVVEQVWRLVAQAEHQRRQLPPGVRISGRGFGTGFRLPVVNGFTSIL
- a CDS encoding protoglobin domain-containing protein, whose translation is MSNDLDREARLGFLGINDETRSALRNFAPTLDATLPKTLDRFYEHLATDAEMRVMLAGVSIDRLKEAQRRHWTNLFAGTFDDAQLDRTVQIGSTHQRIGLEPRWYIGGYSLAMGDLMDAAVSRYRWQPAQLRRVLRAIVQTVFLDMDLAISCYIESGDQNRQKELWHLADTLEREVHSVVSQVAERGGHVSNIATQTSAAIDRVAGNATAVASAAEQATASFETVAAAGEQLSASVSEISRQVSVSRTVTRQAVDQAGSANLSVQGLATAAGEIGQIVRVINEIAGQTNLLALNATIEAARAGEAGKGFAVVANEVKALASQTARATEQISAQIARIQAETEKAVSGIQSIVGVIHEVEAISAGIAAAIEQQTASTGEISRSVMEAAAGTRQVAASITEVAHDTGEASELMHEVRSETGTMTQHVGHLQNEIDRLMSTMRTHEVFDRRRHRRHAVDFSATVSVGGARRQVGLVDLSAGGVGLVGTITGSAGGMVELVLPGLEAAIRGQILSTESDITHLKFERTLTPVELAGLLRSGQMAA
- a CDS encoding methyl-accepting chemotaxis protein; this encodes MLSRFSLKIQIGLIGAVGAVALVLLAGFQAYERTRENSFASQAQSASTLNDRIVALQLALLDARRAEKDFLLRSEEKYATRNAATVARANSLIADAIAHPASGEIAGRLDRIRAEMSSYSNSFSAVAATRIRIGLKETEGLLGSLRSSVRAVESTLKDRDQPRLTIAMLMMRRHEKDFLARIDSKYVEEMKTRQAEFTAELATSTLPGDVAAEITGKMAAYQRDFLALAEATLGLGDQLKELSEAYARMEPILAEASAIQETARAEALAGSEKVGREAERLGWIALAGIVTAMLVLSFMISRGVTAPLLALGDVMRRQAEGDLDAAVPGMDRRDEVGEMARSVEVFRANGLEMRRLAAERRQAEARAAEERRAALLQVADGFESQVKGIVEAVAAAAMQVESAAQTVASSSEQTRQQSTAISGASEEASRNVNMIAGASEELSSSIQEIGRQVALSGEITAAAVREADDANRTVEGLSNSVQSIGDVVQLINDIASQTNLLALNATIEAARAGEAGKGFAIVASEVKNLAAQTARATEEIQAKVSEIQGSAGFAVSGIRGIGATVVRINEISTTVASAVEEQSAATSEIAGNVQQAAVGTHEVSRNVAGMMTAATEAGSASGKLLDAARGLARDTDRMRREVGAFLDRVRAG
- a CDS encoding nicotinate phosphoribosyltransferase, whose protein sequence is MDSRDNDRNLQAPWPSVSDIARWTDTYFLRTKDTVGRFGDKRVTYAIFMRRPVVSAPRLAVDWLQGVARERGFEVEVDLLHTEGRWIGAGEPIMYITGPLYHLVDLETLLLMKLGPACVAAYNAFTMCADLPKVAFLAMDARHCAGTEMAEIMAYAASVGSARAKRKVGAVGFVGNATDATAHYFGRSAGMGTMPHALIGYAGSTVRAAEMFHETFPDQNLTVLVDYFGREVTDSLEVCRRLPHLADEGRLSMRIDTPGGRFIEGLDPPGSYAVLERHVPAAIRGYRDETQLRYLIGTGVSAAAIFHLRDALDAAGFDKVKIVASSGFSPAKCRIMAEAQAPIDVIGTGSYLPERWTETYATADIIEYDGEKRVKVGREFLFRK
- a CDS encoding class II 3-deoxy-7-phosphoheptulonate synthase, translating into MAERWTPNTWRSKPVKQMPFYADQDKLAAAEQRLSNYPPLVFAGEARRLKAALADVAHGNGFLLQGGDCAESFAEFHPNNIRDTFRVLLQMAVVLTFGGATPVVKVGRMAGQFAKPRSTDTETIDGTELPSYRGDIINGFDFDAASREPDPDRMVQAYNQAAATLNLLRAFAQGGYADLHKVHQWNLGFVERSPAGERYRDLADRLDETLNFMAACGITAETTPQLRETDFFTSHEALLLPYEEALTRVDSTTGDWYDVSAHMLWIGDRTRQPDHAHVEFLRGVKNPIGLKCGPTSDPDELIRLIDILNPANEPGRLTLIARMGHEKVQDKLPALIRKVQREGRVVVWACDPMHGNTIKSSTGYKTRPFDRILSEVKDFFSVHQAEGTHPGGVHFELTGQDVTECTGGAQAITDHALAKRYHTHCDPRLNASQALELAFLIAEGLKRSRQQQDRERRIAAAE
- the gor gene encoding glutathione-disulfide reductase, producing MASYDYDLFTIGAGSGGVAASRRAASHGARVAICEGSKVGGTCVIRGCVPKKLLMYGGQFRDAFEDAVGYGWDATVPDFDWSKLLEAKDREIDRLNRIYIGMLEKAGVTLIEGFGRLIDRHTVEVAGRRYTARTILIATGGHPVGPNLPGFEHAISSNEALDLKRLPSRMAIIGGGYIAVEFACIFNALGVDITMMIRSGDLLNGFDDDIRQALAVEMRKRGITIRTGVKLDRLEKLDNGYCVVARDGERMETELVFAATGRVPNTRSLGLEEVGIERDDKGGVKVDSWSRTNIDNIYAVGDVTNRVALTPVAIAEGRAFVETMYNDNPMEVDYSNIPTAVFSSPPIGTVGLSEAQARQICGEIDIYKSGFRPMKNTLSGRDERTLMKLVVDRRSDRVMGAHMLGPDAPEIVQGLAIAMNCGATKRQFDRTIGLHPSAAEEFVTMREKVPDPVRSEAAE